A window of Miscanthus floridulus cultivar M001 chromosome 12, ASM1932011v1, whole genome shotgun sequence genomic DNA:
AATCCATTCGCATAAAATGTGATCCTTCAGAATCTGATGTTACATGGGAATGGATGGAGAGGTGGACAGCCTTAATTCCACCAATCACTGTGGAGCACCTGCCAGAGCATGAAGAAAATAGTGAGTTGATGGGTGAAACTGTGACCGAACAAGTGACTGAACATTCTCAGTGTGATGAAGACATTGTTCAGTTGGACTCAGACCTATCTTTCCCCAAGTTGGTGGCTGATGATGTGAAAGAAACAGTAGAGACATCTGATTCTAGTGCCTTGGAGGCTCCTGCAAGTGTCCCAGATGAAAGCCCTAAGATGGAAATGAAACATGATCCTGAATCAGAGTTGATCGAAACTACTAATGTAGATGCTGAGCAAGTAACTGACCAAAAGGCTGAAAATGATGTGGACGAGCCTTTTATGTCCTTGGATCAACAATATACCCAAGCTGATGCATCAAGGGATCCCTGTCTACTTCCTGGAAAATTTGAATCATCCAATGAGGACAGCGGCGATTCATACAATTCTGAGCAGACACAGGAGATGGAAGGTAAAAGGTTTGTGGCGAGAAAGTCATGCAATCCAGCGTTTGCTGCTGCACAATTGAAATTTGAAGAGCTGAGTACCAATTCGACAGTCAGCAGGTCCAACAGCTCATCACATCTGGATGGGGTGAGCAAGTCAAGGGTGCACACTCCTAGTTCACAAGAAGATTACTCGTCAAAGCAAGATGGCACAGGCATACAAGAAAGCTCAGTTGGTCATGATACTAAAATGATAGTTGCTGCATCAGAATGTGGGACTGAAATATCAATTTCATCCACACTGGACTCACCAGATAGAtcagaaggtgatggtggggagATCGTGATGGAGATTGGAGCTctggaaaatagaaaatatgtCACTGACAAAGATGATAAAGACTCCAATATTGTCCATTCTGAGGTAAAAAATGCTCCTGAAGTAGAAGCCCAGCCGCAGAAGGAAGTAGAACAGAATGGCCATGTTCCTGTCCATGTTGAACCAGAAATGTCAGATTTGCATGAACGATTGGAAAAATCTGTCGCATCTTATGCCACACCTGAAGGAACTCCAACGAGCCGAACGACCATTCCGGAATCTCATGGAACACCATCAAGTGAGGTCTCTGTTAATACCAAAAAGAGCAGGAGCAAAAAGCCCAAGTCCCATGCAAGCAAGAGGTCGCTAGCTAGTCCAGGCAGTGAGTCAGTTGGACGGAGCAGCACCGACAACTTCTCAAAGGAATCAAGGCATGCCAAGAGAGAGAACTCAAGCAAGGCTGCTAaatccgaccacgtcgaccaagaACCTCGTATgagcaacagcaacagcaaccCGTTGCCGAGCTACATGCAATTTACAGAATCTGCAAGAGCCAAGGCATCGTCCCCAAAGATGAGCCCAGATGTGCAGGACAGCAACCCAAGGAAAAGGCATTCATTGCCCATGACCAAGCACGACTCGCCACCTCGCATGCAGCGATCGTCATCGCAGGCTCAGCAAAACATGAAAAGCAATGGCCCTGCTCCTCACAACGCATCTGGTGAGTGCCGCTATTATGATTATGCATTATCCAGTTGTGTTTCAAAGTTCTTTTTTTTTGTCAAGACGTTCCGTAATTACCTTGTGATTGCTCTTTGACTTCTCCTAACGGACCTTCTTACGCGCAGACAAGAGGTGGCATATCTGATGGGTAGGCCGAGCACAGCAGCATATTTCGCGTGGGGGTGCCATCGAATATCTAGATGGATTTCGCGTGATGACTTGCCTTCTCCGCACACTCCATCTAATTCGTCAGATTTTTATTTTCTTGATTCGTCGTTGGAATACTGAGTATGGTTGGAAGAAGGGCAGCAGTTGCCGCTTGATATGTGTACATTTGTTGGTTCTTATTGGTTGTGTTATGTGACTGATAGTGGTTTCTGTGTGTAATATAATATGCCCCTTTACTTGTAATGTAACAGTGGCATCAAGAGTGTGTGGATTGGTCTGTTATATTTGGCGATATTGAAGTTTCTATTGGTGTGGATACGGCTCTCATTCCATTTCTTTCTGTATCTGCAGCCATGAATCAACTGTTTTCTGCTCGGGTCACCATGCTTCGCATTGTTTGCTTCATCGCGCGTGATGTGAGTTAGGGTGTTGTTTGCTGCTTTCAAAATTCACGTAACTCCAAAAAAAAAAGCGTATAGTAACGAGTTAAATCCTCTCTCAAGAGTAAAGAAATTTGTCACAAATGTTTAACTGTTGGTACATGCATCTAGGTGTATGGACTGGGATATTCGTTATTTCATCATCTGAAAAAAGGATGTTATAATACGCTGAAATTATGGACGGACGGCTAAAGAGTTAGacaaaattctaaaaaaaaacaaatgcgaGACGCGCATGTTGCTCGTCGGCCAAGGTGTGTTTGAATTGTGATTCTATTTCATCATATTCAAAGTGATTGCTGGCCGCGCCTGCCGCACGGTGATTGGTCCTTAAGGTGATT
This region includes:
- the LOC136497876 gene encoding protein IQ-DOMAIN 32-like, which translates into the protein MARSKNGCLKILVCAGSGSDPAAGSDADAEDHPDENKAISDKSRWSFRRRSTRHRVLKNSDISEPETLSSSKAKADITPSNNVYTSTYSYASEKPLQQDKPDEKILHQEKPEGKPLHQENSDEKLMEKPIEKPIDKLMEEPADQIIEKSIELPTQKITETPTDEPAEKINDAPTEEPAEKITETASENPAEGTIENATEETPGRAVEELIEEPDDSISVSSTGVKEENTPLLEGSCADPEEDHLESAATNLQPGSGTCIAREELLNQKDLVKLQAVIRGHLVRKQASESLQCLLAIIKIQGLIRAHQAQHSPGKIQETIVHSSGEKLLRNGFALKLVDNTSTSKSIRIKCDPSESDVTWEWMERWTALIPPITVEHLPEHEENSELMGETVTEQVTEHSQCDEDIVQLDSDLSFPKLVADDVKETVETSDSSALEAPASVPDESPKMEMKHDPESELIETTNVDAEQVTDQKAENDVDEPFMSLDQQYTQADASRDPCLLPGKFESSNEDSGDSYNSEQTQEMEGKRFVARKSCNPAFAAAQLKFEELSTNSTVSRSNSSSHLDGVSKSRVHTPSSQEDYSSKQDGTGIQESSVGHDTKMIVAASECGTEISISSTLDSPDRSEGDGGEIVMEIGALENRKYVTDKDDKDSNIVHSEVKNAPEVEAQPQKEVEQNGHVPVHVEPEMSDLHERLEKSVASYATPEGTPTSRTTIPESHGTPSSEVSVNTKKSRSKKPKSHASKRSLASPGSESVGRSSTDNFSKESRHAKRENSSKAAKSDHVDQEPRMSNSNSNPLPSYMQFTESARAKASSPKMSPDVQDSNPRKRHSLPMTKHDSPPRMQRSSSQAQQNMKSNGPAPHNASDKRWHI